One window of the Mycoplasmopsis anatis genome contains the following:
- the rsmG gene encoding 16S rRNA (guanine(527)-N(7))-methyltransferase RsmG, protein MTNKEIVINYCKSNNYDFSILEKYVNFIEEKNKVMNLTGFYDDKLWGEGIFESLMYMEKVCKDEENIEILDIGAGVGFPSIPYVLLNNKNKLTIYEPIQKRVNFLNEVIDMFDISDRAKVVRIRSEEVYEKNIFDLIVARAVADIRSMLMSSFHLLKINGKMSLIKGQNYESEIENASEILKKLKYDIKVDKLDILNSDKNNYIVHLTKLRSTPKEFPYKWKDIKK, encoded by the coding sequence ATGACAAACAAAGAAATCGTTATTAATTATTGTAAAAGCAATAATTATGATTTTTCTATACTTGAAAAATACGTAAATTTTATTGAAGAAAAAAATAAAGTAATGAACCTTACGGGTTTTTATGATGACAAACTTTGAGGTGAAGGTATTTTTGAATCACTAATGTATATGGAAAAAGTATGTAAGGATGAAGAAAATATCGAAATTTTAGATATAGGAGCTGGAGTAGGTTTTCCATCCATTCCATACGTTTTATTAAATAATAAGAATAAATTAACTATTTACGAACCTATTCAAAAAAGAGTTAATTTTCTTAATGAAGTTATTGATATGTTCGACATAAGCGATCGCGCAAAGGTAGTTAGAATTCGCTCGGAAGAAGTTTATGAGAAAAACATTTTTGATTTAATAGTAGCTAGAGCTGTAGCGGATATTAGAAGCATGTTGATGAGCTCATTTCATTTATTAAAAATCAATGGGAAAATGAGTTTAATAAAAGGTCAAAATTACGAATCAGAAATTGAAAATGCAAGTGAAATCTTAAAGAAACTAAAATATGACATTAAAGTTGATAAATTAGATATATTAAATAGTGATAAAAACAACTATATTGTACACCTTACAAAATTAAGAAGTACACCTAAAGAATTTCCTTATAAATGAAAAGATATTAAAAAATAG
- a CDS encoding ribose-phosphate pyrophosphokinase: MKKKDVMLFGLDNSKNLANKVSEILNIPLTGITKTVYADGEIMMVADETVRGKDVYIIANTSRPVNDNIMELSLFLDSLKRASAKSITVCLSYYGYARQDRKAAGRQPIGAKLVADFLQKAGATKLICVDLHNPSIQGFFDIPIDDLRGQYPLAKALVERNEKFTVVSPDHGGTVRARKLAELIANSVRISIIDKRRTGVNQTEVMGLIGSIENQNAVIIDDIIDTGGTILKAVDALKENGAKKIIVMASHGIFSRGFDAFEQNPNVEKVIITDSIDNYELAKKYTKLEIVSLGEFLAGVIESSIEGKSISDLYSKFKRKIKKF; this comes from the coding sequence ATGAAAAAGAAAGATGTGATGCTTTTTGGGCTTGATAATTCAAAAAATTTAGCTAATAAAGTCTCTGAAATATTAAATATTCCTCTCACCGGAATAACTAAAACTGTTTATGCAGATGGTGAAATTATGATGGTGGCTGATGAAACTGTTAGAGGGAAAGATGTTTATATTATAGCCAACACTTCTAGACCAGTTAATGATAATATTATGGAATTATCATTATTTTTAGACTCGCTTAAAAGAGCTAGTGCAAAATCTATTACGGTTTGTTTAAGTTATTATGGATATGCTAGACAAGATAGAAAAGCTGCGGGTAGACAACCTATTGGTGCTAAATTAGTTGCAGATTTTTTACAAAAAGCAGGTGCAACTAAATTAATTTGTGTAGATTTACACAATCCTTCAATTCAAGGATTTTTTGATATTCCTATTGACGATTTAAGAGGTCAATATCCATTAGCTAAAGCTTTAGTTGAAAGAAATGAAAAATTTACAGTGGTTTCTCCTGATCATGGTGGAACAGTTAGAGCAAGAAAATTAGCAGAGTTAATAGCCAACTCAGTAAGAATTAGCATTATTGATAAAAGAAGAACTGGAGTAAACCAAACAGAGGTTATGGGGCTTATTGGAAGTATTGAAAACCAAAATGCAGTAATTATTGATGATATTATCGATACTGGTGGAACAATTTTAAAAGCTGTTGACGCACTGAAAGAAAATGGTGCGAAAAAAATTATTGTCATGGCCAGTCATGGTATTTTCTCCAGAGGTTTTGACGCTTTTGAACAAAATCCTAATGTTGAAAAAGTTATTATTACAGATTCGATAGATAATTATGAATTAGCTAAAAAATATACTAAATTAGAAATAGTTAGTTTAGGTGAATTTTTAGCAGGTGTTATTGAATCTTCTATTGAAGGCAAAAGCATTTCTGATTTATACAGTAAATTTAAAAGGAAAATTAAAAAATTCTAA
- the rsmA gene encoding 16S rRNA (adenine(1518)-N(6)/adenine(1519)-N(6))-dimethyltransferase RsmA produces MKKEIYAKKKFGQNFLIDQNIIKKIIEVSQPKNKNIIEIGPGRGALTKILVKEANKLVCFEIDPDMVAILKKEIDEDNFELNQIDFLNANLEEYKGYDVIANIPYYITTDILFKIFDYVKNFNSAILMVQKEVAQRIIAQKNSPDYSKLSLTCQYLAECKLEFIVKSNSFSPAPKVDSAIISLKFKKNIKNYQELKEFFKLCFIARRKKMSYSLLNKYSLDTINKAYSELKIDSSIRVQQLDLESLIKLYESLEKFNN; encoded by the coding sequence ATGAAAAAAGAAATTTATGCAAAAAAGAAATTCGGTCAAAATTTTTTAATAGACCAGAATATTATTAAAAAAATAATCGAAGTTTCACAACCAAAAAACAAAAATATCATAGAGATTGGACCTGGACGAGGTGCACTAACAAAAATTCTTGTAAAAGAAGCAAATAAACTTGTTTGTTTTGAGATTGATCCTGATATGGTCGCTATTTTAAAAAAAGAAATTGATGAAGATAATTTTGAGCTAAATCAAATAGATTTTTTAAATGCTAATTTGGAAGAATACAAAGGTTATGATGTAATTGCTAACATTCCATACTACATAACAACAGATATACTTTTTAAAATTTTTGACTATGTTAAAAATTTTAATAGTGCAATTTTAATGGTTCAAAAGGAAGTTGCTCAAAGAATTATTGCTCAAAAAAATTCACCAGACTATTCAAAACTTTCCCTCACTTGTCAATATCTAGCAGAATGTAAATTAGAGTTTATTGTTAAATCTAATTCATTTAGTCCGGCACCTAAGGTTGATTCAGCCATCATTTCATTAAAATTCAAAAAAAATATTAAAAACTATCAAGAATTAAAAGAATTCTTTAAGTTATGCTTTATTGCAAGAAGAAAAAAAATGAGTTATTCATTATTAAATAAGTATTCTTTAGACACTATAAACAAAGCGTATTCTGAACTAAAAATAGATAGTAGTATTAGAGTTCAACAACTTGATTTAGAATCTTTAATTAAACTTTATGAATCTTTAGAAAAATTCAATAATTAG
- a CDS encoding TatD family hydrolase — protein MSKKRSKFVDAHCHLTNSSYLLEHIDMIIEQAISNNIEFLVVNGGHEKENLQILDLINRYKHLNILIPAIGIHPEDGKDEKDYLRIESLIDWNIKAIGEIGLDYYYEDAPTRENQIKSMEGQLKLAQKLNLPVVIHIRDKDNCDQAYQDVYDLIKKYKVKFMLHTYSGTVEWAKKFQELDAYFSFSGTITFASNQNAREVIKITPLNRILVETDSPYLRPHPYVDEKNEPNKVLFVSYYIGGLLEMGMDKFISIVNKNLRELFNIK, from the coding sequence ATGAGTAAAAAAAGAAGTAAATTTGTTGACGCACATTGTCACCTAACAAATAGTTCATATTTATTAGAACATATTGATATGATAATTGAGCAAGCTATATCAAACAATATTGAGTTTTTAGTAGTCAATGGTGGACATGAAAAAGAAAATCTACAAATATTAGATTTAATAAATAGATATAAACATCTTAATATTTTAATTCCGGCAATCGGTATTCATCCAGAGGATGGTAAAGATGAAAAAGATTATTTAAGAATTGAATCCTTAATCGATTGAAATATCAAAGCTATCGGGGAAATAGGATTAGATTACTATTATGAAGACGCTCCGACTCGTGAAAATCAAATCAAAAGCATGGAAGGACAATTAAAATTAGCTCAAAAATTAAATTTACCTGTTGTAATTCATATTAGAGATAAAGATAATTGTGATCAAGCATATCAAGACGTTTATGATTTAATAAAAAAATACAAAGTTAAATTTATGCTTCACACCTATAGCGGTACAGTAGAGTGAGCTAAAAAATTTCAAGAACTAGATGCATACTTTAGTTTTAGTGGAACTATAACTTTTGCATCTAACCAAAACGCGAGAGAGGTTATTAAAATAACACCATTGAATAGAATTTTGGTTGAAACAGATAGTCCTTATTTAAGACCCCACCCATATGTTGATGAGAAAAATGAACCAAATAAAGTTTTATTTGTCAGTTATTATATTGGTGGATTATTAGAAATGGGTATGGATAAGTTTATTTCGATTGTTAACAAAAATTTAAGAGAGTTATTTAATATAAAATAA